In one window of Undibacter mobilis DNA:
- a CDS encoding efflux RND transporter periplasmic adaptor subunit — protein MKKGPNRARLWGAGLVAITVVAAAGVYLLMPATNTPNKALAAAGPQAVPVSVAIVEPKSVKLWDEFSGRLEAVERVDIRSRVAGAIESVNFREGALVNKGDVLITIDPAPYKAEVMRAQAQLAATQARSALTQTDLERGKQLIDSRTLSQRDLDQRENAAREADANVRAAQANLEASQLNLDYTQIRAPVAGRVGRLNVTVGNLVAAGSSGPVLTTLVSVNPMYASFDADEASLLRALGSLPTQAARNEIDRIPVQMILGDSETPRQGKLQLIDNQIATTTGTVRVRAVFDNSDGALIPGQFARLFLGRADNKPVLLVNERAIGTDQDKRYVLTVDKDKKAAYRAVSLGSPVDGLRVITDGLTAGDQVIVSGLMRVRPGAPVEPKLVPMLASNDQTNRQ, from the coding sequence ATGAAAAAGGGACCGAACCGTGCGCGCCTCTGGGGCGCTGGCCTGGTTGCCATCACGGTCGTCGCGGCGGCAGGCGTCTACCTGCTGATGCCGGCGACGAACACGCCGAACAAGGCCCTGGCTGCGGCGGGACCGCAGGCCGTGCCGGTATCCGTCGCGATCGTCGAACCGAAATCCGTCAAGCTCTGGGATGAGTTCTCCGGCCGCCTCGAAGCGGTCGAGCGCGTCGATATCCGCTCGCGCGTCGCGGGCGCCATCGAGTCGGTGAACTTCCGCGAAGGCGCGCTGGTCAACAAGGGTGATGTCCTCATCACCATCGACCCGGCCCCCTACAAGGCCGAAGTCATGCGCGCGCAAGCTCAGCTCGCCGCGACGCAAGCGCGCTCGGCGCTGACGCAGACCGACCTCGAGCGCGGCAAGCAGCTCATCGATTCACGCACCCTGTCGCAACGCGATCTCGATCAGCGCGAAAACGCGGCGCGCGAAGCCGACGCCAATGTGCGGGCGGCGCAGGCCAACCTCGAGGCGTCGCAGCTCAATCTTGACTACACCCAGATCCGCGCGCCGGTTGCCGGCCGTGTCGGCCGCCTCAATGTCACCGTCGGCAATCTCGTCGCCGCCGGCTCGAGCGGTCCGGTCCTGACCACGCTGGTTTCGGTCAATCCGATGTACGCCAGCTTCGATGCCGACGAAGCCTCCCTGCTCCGCGCCCTCGGCTCGCTGCCGACGCAAGCCGCACGCAATGAGATCGACCGCATTCCGGTGCAAATGATCCTCGGCGACAGCGAAACGCCCCGGCAGGGCAAGCTGCAGCTCATCGACAACCAGATCGCCACCACGACCGGTACGGTGCGCGTTCGCGCCGTGTTCGACAACAGCGATGGCGCCCTGATCCCGGGCCAGTTCGCCCGCCTCTTTCTCGGTCGCGCCGATAACAAGCCGGTGCTGCTGGTGAACGAACGCGCCATCGGCACGGACCAGGACAAGCGTTATGTCCTCACCGTCGACAAGGACAAGAAGGCCGCTTACCGCGCCGTCAGTCTGGGTTCGCCTGTCGATGGCCTGCGCGTCATCACCGACGGCCTGACCGCCGGCGACCAGGTCATCGTTTCGGGCCTGATGCGCGTGCGTCCCGGCGCACCGGTCGAGCCCAAGCTCGTGCCGATGCTCGCCTCCAACGACCAGACGAACCGCCAGTAA
- a CDS encoding efflux RND transporter permease subunit, with product MNFSRFFIDRPIFAGVLSVLIFLAGLLAMRAMPISEYPEVVPPSVVVRAQYPGANPRVIAETVATPIEESVNGVEGMLYMNSQATTDGVMNLTVTFALGTDPDKATQLVQNRVSQAEARLPEEVRQLGITTTKSSPDLTMVVHLLSPNGRYDMTYLRNYGILNVKDRLSRIPGIGSVQLFGAGDYAMRVWLDPQKVAARSLSAGDIVREIRAQNVQAAAGIVGAAPSVPGLDLQLSLNAQGRLDSIDDFGEIIVRTGADGQVTRLKDVARLELGSADYSLRSLLDNKDAVAIGIMQAPGSNALDISQNVRKVMADLKHAMPDGVDYAIVYDPTQFISASIEAVVHTLLEAIVLVVLVVILFLQTWRASIIPLLAVPVSIVGTFAVMYALGFSINALTLFGLVLAIGIVVDDAIVVVENVERNIENGLSARAATYQAMSEVSGPIVAIALVLVAVFVPLAFISGLSGQFYNQFALTIAISTVISAINSLTLSPALAAMLLKGHDAPKDRLTRAMDKVLGPFFRLFNKVFTRGTQGYTGGVKSLLGRKAAVMGVYAVLVGVTVGLFQIVPGGFVPAQDKQYLVGFAQLPDGATLDRTEDVIRRMSDIALKEPGVESAVAFPGLSIAGFTNSSNAGIVFVTLKPFAERKTPNLSGGAIAMALNQKFFGIDEAFIAMFPPPPVMGLGTIGGFKLQIEDRAGLGYKALDDATKAFLGKAMAAPELAGLFTSYRVNVPQLYADIDRTAARQLSVAVPDIFETLQAYLGSVYVNDFNKFGRTYSVRVQADAKYRAHAEDISRLQVRSTTGRMVPLGAVLKMKTTAGPERAQRYNGFLAADISGGPAPGYSSGQAQEVIERIAKETLPAGISYEWTELTYQQILAGNSAVLIYPIAILLVFLVLAALYESLVLPVAIMLIVPMGLMAAMAGVWLTGGDNNIFTQIGLFVLVGLSAKNAILIVEFARELEFAGRKPFEAALEASRLRLRPILMTSMAFIMGVVPLVTSEGAGAEMRHAMGVAVFAGMIGVTFFGIFLTPVFYLLVRALSGFKPLRNHNAAPEEIPAAAHAP from the coding sequence ATGAATTTCTCACGTTTCTTTATCGACCGGCCGATTTTCGCCGGCGTGCTGTCGGTGTTGATTTTCCTCGCCGGCCTCCTGGCCATGCGAGCAATGCCGATCTCGGAATATCCGGAAGTGGTGCCGCCCTCTGTCGTGGTGCGCGCGCAGTATCCGGGCGCCAACCCGCGCGTCATCGCGGAGACGGTGGCGACGCCGATCGAAGAATCCGTCAACGGCGTCGAAGGCATGCTCTATATGAACAGCCAGGCGACGACCGACGGCGTGATGAATCTCACCGTGACCTTCGCGCTCGGCACCGATCCCGACAAGGCGACGCAGCTCGTGCAGAACCGCGTGTCGCAGGCCGAAGCCCGCCTGCCCGAGGAAGTGCGCCAGCTCGGCATTACCACGACGAAAAGCTCGCCCGACCTGACCATGGTCGTGCATCTTCTGTCGCCGAACGGTCGCTACGACATGACCTATCTGCGCAACTACGGCATCCTCAACGTGAAGGATCGCCTGTCGCGCATCCCGGGCATCGGCTCGGTGCAGTTGTTCGGCGCGGGCGACTACGCCATGCGCGTCTGGCTCGATCCGCAGAAGGTTGCCGCGCGCAGCCTGTCGGCCGGCGACATTGTCCGGGAAATCCGGGCGCAGAATGTTCAGGCCGCCGCCGGCATCGTCGGCGCCGCGCCGAGCGTTCCCGGCCTCGATCTTCAGCTTTCATTGAACGCGCAAGGCCGCCTCGACAGCATCGATGACTTCGGCGAAATCATCGTCCGCACCGGCGCCGACGGCCAAGTGACGCGACTGAAGGATGTCGCACGCCTGGAACTCGGATCGGCCGATTACTCGCTGCGGTCCCTGCTCGACAACAAGGACGCCGTCGCCATCGGCATCATGCAGGCGCCCGGCTCCAACGCCCTCGATATCTCCCAGAATGTCCGCAAGGTGATGGCCGACCTGAAGCACGCCATGCCGGACGGCGTCGACTACGCCATCGTCTATGACCCGACGCAGTTCATAAGCGCGTCGATCGAGGCCGTGGTGCATACCCTGCTCGAAGCCATCGTGCTGGTCGTGCTCGTGGTCATCCTGTTCCTGCAGACCTGGCGCGCCTCGATCATTCCCCTGCTCGCCGTGCCCGTGTCCATCGTCGGCACTTTCGCGGTGATGTACGCTCTCGGCTTCTCGATCAACGCTCTGACGCTGTTCGGCCTGGTGCTGGCCATCGGTATCGTGGTCGACGACGCCATCGTCGTCGTCGAAAACGTCGAACGCAACATCGAGAACGGGTTGTCGGCGCGGGCCGCGACCTACCAGGCCATGAGCGAAGTGTCGGGGCCGATCGTCGCCATCGCGCTGGTGCTGGTCGCCGTGTTCGTGCCGCTCGCCTTCATCAGCGGTCTGTCCGGCCAGTTCTACAATCAGTTCGCACTGACCATCGCCATCTCGACGGTGATTTCGGCGATCAACTCGCTGACCTTGTCGCCGGCGCTCGCCGCCATGCTGCTCAAGGGCCATGATGCGCCGAAGGACAGGCTGACCCGCGCCATGGACAAGGTGCTCGGGCCGTTCTTCCGGCTGTTCAACAAGGTCTTCACGCGCGGCACGCAGGGTTATACCGGCGGCGTCAAGAGCCTGCTCGGCCGCAAGGCGGCGGTCATGGGCGTCTACGCCGTGCTGGTCGGCGTCACGGTCGGCCTGTTCCAGATCGTGCCCGGCGGCTTCGTGCCGGCGCAGGACAAGCAGTATCTCGTCGGCTTCGCGCAGTTGCCCGACGGCGCCACGCTCGACCGCACCGAAGATGTCATCCGCCGCATGAGCGACATCGCGCTCAAGGAGCCGGGCGTCGAAAGCGCGGTCGCCTTCCCCGGCCTGTCGATCGCCGGCTTCACCAACTCATCGAATGCCGGCATCGTCTTCGTGACGCTCAAGCCGTTCGCCGAGCGCAAGACGCCGAACCTGTCGGGCGGCGCCATCGCCATGGCGCTGAACCAGAAGTTCTTCGGCATCGACGAAGCCTTCATCGCCATGTTCCCGCCGCCGCCCGTGATGGGCCTCGGCACCATCGGCGGCTTCAAGCTGCAGATCGAGGACCGCGCCGGTCTCGGCTACAAGGCCCTCGACGATGCCACCAAGGCGTTTCTCGGCAAGGCGATGGCCGCGCCCGAGCTCGCCGGCCTGTTCACCAGCTATCGCGTGAACGTGCCGCAGCTTTACGCCGACATCGACCGCACCGCCGCGCGTCAGCTCTCGGTGGCCGTGCCGGACATCTTCGAGACCCTGCAGGCCTATCTCGGCTCGGTCTATGTCAACGACTTCAACAAGTTCGGCCGCACTTATTCGGTGCGCGTGCAGGCGGATGCCAAATATCGCGCCCACGCCGAAGATATCAGCCGGCTTCAGGTGCGTTCGACCACCGGGCGGATGGTGCCGCTCGGCGCCGTGCTGAAGATGAAGACCACCGCCGGCCCCGAACGCGCGCAGCGCTACAACGGCTTCCTCGCCGCCGATATCTCGGGCGGCCCTGCCCCCGGCTATTCGTCGGGTCAGGCGCAGGAGGTGATCGAGCGCATCGCCAAGGAGACGTTGCCCGCCGGCATCAGCTACGAATGGACCGAGCTGACCTATCAGCAGATCCTCGCCGGCAACTCCGCGGTGCTGATCTATCCGATCGCGATCCTGCTCGTCTTCCTGGTGCTGGCCGCGCTCTATGAAAGCCTCGTCCTGCCGGTGGCGATCATGCTGATCGTGCCGATGGGCCTGATGGCCGCCATGGCCGGCGTGTGGCTGACCGGCGGCGACAACAACATCTTCACCCAGATCGGCCTGTTCGTGCTGGTCGGCCTCTCCGCCAAGAACGCCATCCTGATCGTCGAGTTCGCGCGCGAGCTGGAATTCGCCGGCCGCAAACCGTTCGAAGCGGCGCTCGAGGCCAGCCGGCTGCGGCTGCGGCCGATCCTCATGACCTCGATGGCCTTCATCATGGGCGTGGTGCCGCTCGTCACGTCGGAAGGCGCCGGCGCCGAGATGCGTCACGCCATGGGCGTTGCGGTGTTCGCCGGCATGATCGGCGTCACCTTCTTCGGCATTTTCCTCACGCCGGTCTTCTATCTCTTGGTGCGAGCGCTGTCCGGCTTCAAACCGCTGCGCAATCACAATGCCGCGCCTGAGGAAATACCGGCCGCCGCTCACGCCCCCTGA